The Actinomycetes bacterium genome segment AAAGCCCACGATCGGCCGCCCGTCGATCTCGATCACGGGGACGCCGGTCTGCCCGGTGCGCCGGACCAGGTCCCGCGCGGCGGCGGCGTCCCGGCTCACGTCGATCTCCCGGAACCGGACGTTCTGCTGACGCAGGTAGGTCTTCGCCCGCTGGCACCAGGAACAGGTCGGCGTGGTGAAGACCAGGACCTTGTGCTGACGGTCGGTGGGGCTGGACGGGGCCATGGTGTGGTCAACTCCTTTCCGGGGTCTCCACTATGCCCCTAGGGGTATGCCGCTCAACCACCGACGAAGACGGTGAGCAGCAGGAAGGCCACCGGC includes the following:
- a CDS encoding glutaredoxin domain-containing protein — its product is MAPSSPTDRQHKVLVFTTPTCSWCQRAKTYLRQQNVRFREIDVSRDAAAARDLVRRTGQTGVPVIEIDGRPIVGFDRPKIDRLLGLKASH